From Mytilus edulis chromosome 8, xbMytEdul2.2, whole genome shotgun sequence, one genomic window encodes:
- the LOC139486652 gene encoding BTB/POZ domain-containing protein 6-like, which yields MNFMLDNKHMCDITFHVGPGKSVIKAHKYMLASASPVFYKMFEGPLAETGSVEIVDIEPEHFNLILKYIYTDKEVVDSKNIIGLMYGSEKYMIQPLKDQCSKFLSSNVTSDDHACIVYQTAHDFHIEDIKTRALNHIFENGNRCIESTDFLCLTEECLKVIIKSDTLDCREDVLYDRMVKWAKLRCKEETLTTTDENIRKLLGDLLYLIRFPCMKPHIFTEKVSSANILSHEEIVRVYQFNTGQENTTFPSKCRGPPPK from the exons ATGAATTTTATGTTAGATAACAAACATATGTGTGATATCACCTTTCATGTCGGACCGGGCAAGTCAGTTATTAAAGCTCATAAATACATGTTGGCTAGTGCTAGTCCAGTATTCTACAAAATGTTTGAAGGACCATTAGCAGAAACAGGATCCGTTGAAATAGTTGACATTGAACCTGAACATTTTAATTTGATCTTAAA GTATATATATACTGACAAAGAAGTTGTAGATTCCAAAAATATTATTGGACTCATGTACGGATCAGAAAAGTATATGATACAACCTCTTAAAGACCAGTGCAGTAAATTTTTAAGTTCGAATGTGACTTCGGATGATCACGCGTGTATTGTCTACCAAACAGCACATGATTTCCACATAGAGGACATCAAAACAAGAGCATTAAATCATATTTTCGAGAATGGAAACAGATGTATTGAGTCAACTGATTTTCTCTGTTTAACAGAGGAATGCCTTAAGGTGATAATTAAATCAGATACTTTGGATTGCAGAGAAGACGTACTATATGATAGGATGGTGAAGTGGGCAAAACTAAGGTGCAAGGAAGAAACTTTAACGACAACAGACGAGAACATCAGAAAATTGCTCGGTGATTTATTGTATCTCATACGCTTTCCATGTATGAAACCCCACATATTCACTGAAAAAGTGTCATCTGCAAATATTCTATCACATGAAGAAATAGTGAGAGTATACCAGTTTAATACTGGTCAAGAAAATACCACGTTCCCCTCAAAATGTCGAGGTCCACCACCAAAGTAG